The genome window TGCCGGCCTTTTGGCTCAAGGCCATGACAGCCACCACATAGCCGTACTGGATATTCTTGTCGGCCTTGAGGAAAATCTCCTTTTTTTCCTTGTTTTCAAAAATAGCCTTCAGCTTTTCTTCGAGCGTCTGGACGGTGTAACTTGTGGTCCGGTCGTCCCCCAGAAAAATTTTTCCGTCGTTGTCGATGGAGACGACAAAATCCTCCTTGGCGGCCGAAACCGCCGCCGCGTTCACCTCGGGAAGATCGATGTCGATCCCCTGTTGCAGAAGCGGCGCGGTGATCATGAAGATGATGAGCAACACCAGGACGATATCCACCAGCGGAACGACGTTGATTTCGGCCAGAACCGTCTGGCCGGCCGTGTGATGCAGGAGTTTCATGACGCCGTATCCTCCTCCAGTTTGACAATAAGGTCGTCGGAAAAGAGGTCCATCATTTTGACGACGATTTTAATCCGGTGGACAAAATGATTGTAGGCCACAACCGCCGGAATGGCCGCCGCCAGGCCGATGGCGGTGGCGATCAGCGCCTCGGAAATGTAGGGACCGACGGTGGCCAGAGACGACGAGCCGGCCTTTCCGATGGCCCAGAAGGCGGTCAAAATCCCCCACACCGTCCCGAAGAGGCCGATAAACGGGGCGGCCGAGGCGGTGGTGGCCAGAAACGGGGTGTACTGTTCGAGCTTGTAGATCTCCTCTTCGCGCGTCTGGGCCAGCTTCTGCAGAATGGCGTCTCTACCGCCGTTTTCCCCTTTGGCCTGTTTTTTCAATTGAGGCATCGCCTGCATGGCCACGTTGTAAATTTCATAGAGAGGACCCGACCGGACCCCTTTCTGATGGGTCACATCCTGAAGCGATTTGGCCTGGGTAAAGGCGTTCCAGAACGACTGCGAATCCCCCTGTGCCTGTTTCACCTGGCGGTACTTGTAAAAGATGATGGCCCAGCTCACGACGGAGAAAAAAAGGAGAACAAGGAGGGTGAATTTGACGATCGGATCGGCATCCAAAACCAGGCTTAAAAAACTTTTCTCCTGCAGGGTTTTTTCCGCCTCAATTTGGGCTAACAGGGGAAGCCAAGGTATCATAAACTATTCCTCCTTAATTTTAAGTTCAGCTAACGTTTCAACGAACTCCGCTCCCAAGCCGCTTTATCCGCCACTGGCTTTGCTACTTGGGAACCCTCCTTTCGTTGAAATTTGAAGTGACCAGTATAGTGGGATGCTCCCAAAAATCAACCGCAATTCGTTTTTTGGCCCAATATTTTCCTGAATTTTTCCAAATACTTATTGTAACTCAACCGGACTTTTCGGCGCCTGAACC of Deltaproteobacteria bacterium contains these proteins:
- the tolR gene encoding protein TolR, producing MKLLHHTAGQTVLAEINVVPLVDIVLVLLIIFMITAPLLQQGIDIDLPEVNAAAVSAAKEDFVVSIDNDGKIFLGDDRTTSYTVQTLEEKLKAIFENKEKKEIFLKADKNIQYGYVVAVMALSQKAGIDRVGMITVPEEQARSEEKPKRGR
- a CDS encoding MotA/TolQ/ExbB proton channel family protein, translating into MIPWLPLLAQIEAEKTLQEKSFLSLVLDADPIVKFTLLVLLFFSVVSWAIIFYKYRQVKQAQGDSQSFWNAFTQAKSLQDVTHQKGVRSGPLYEIYNVAMQAMPQLKKQAKGENGGRDAILQKLAQTREEEIYKLEQYTPFLATTASAAPFIGLFGTVWGILTAFWAIGKAGSSSLATVGPYISEALIATAIGLAAAIPAVVAYNHFVHRIKIVVKMMDLFSDDLIVKLEEDTAS